One Dethiobacter alkaliphilus AHT 1 genomic window carries:
- a CDS encoding DivIVA domain-containing protein: MTDLPLTPIDIQNKEFSRSMRGLSASEVDEFLERVAKDFEELIKENISAKEQMSQLKEKLSHYHKLEETLHNAIVVAQETAEEVKRNASKEADLIRREAEKDANRMLDEARYKASRILADQDEVYKQAQIYKMRFRSLVEAQLAALEMEDWITLDEQSEEEARRGA; encoded by the coding sequence GTGACTGATTTGCCATTAACACCGATTGATATCCAAAATAAAGAGTTTAGCCGGTCTATGCGCGGCCTGTCCGCCAGTGAAGTAGATGAGTTTTTGGAGCGTGTGGCCAAAGACTTTGAAGAGCTGATTAAGGAAAATATTTCAGCCAAAGAGCAGATGTCTCAGTTAAAAGAAAAGCTTAGCCATTATCATAAGCTGGAGGAAACCCTGCATAACGCCATCGTGGTTGCTCAGGAAACGGCGGAAGAGGTAAAGCGTAACGCTTCCAAAGAGGCGGACCTGATTCGCCGGGAAGCGGAAAAAGATGCCAACCGGATGCTGGACGAGGCCCGTTATAAGGCAAGCCGGATTCTTGCCGACCAAGACGAGGTCTATAAGCAGGCGCAAATTTACAAAATGCGTTTCCGTTCTTTGGTGGAGGCCCAACTGGCCGCACTGGAGATGGAAGACTGGATCACCCTGGATGAACAGTCCGAAGAAGAGGCCAGGCGAGGCGCTTAG